The following proteins are co-located in the Echinicola sp. 20G genome:
- a CDS encoding ClpP family protease — translation MFQANSSQVIPVVIDQHDFNGRAYDIYSLLLKERIIFLSSPIDDQVANLVVAQLLFLNSQDAKKPIDLYIQSPGGSVYAGLAIYDTIKMISAPVSTVAVGFSGSMATALLTSGERGKRLALSHATIHMHPTSGGAKGYTEDVRIATKEQERLQVQLFHIIGNNTGHSWQEIEEIYLRDRFMSAPEAKDFGLVDEVLGSTDDIIQIQDMPFGVKLFGEN, via the coding sequence ATGTTTCAAGCGAATTCATCCCAAGTGATCCCGGTGGTCATTGACCAGCATGATTTCAATGGTCGGGCCTATGATATTTATAGTTTATTGCTGAAGGAGCGAATCATTTTTTTGAGCAGTCCCATCGATGATCAAGTGGCCAATCTGGTGGTTGCGCAGTTACTTTTTCTAAACAGCCAAGATGCCAAAAAGCCTATCGATCTTTATATCCAAAGTCCTGGCGGAAGTGTCTATGCTGGGCTGGCCATTTATGATACCATCAAGATGATCTCTGCACCGGTGAGTACGGTGGCGGTAGGTTTTTCTGGGAGCATGGCCACAGCACTGTTGACTTCTGGTGAGAGAGGAAAAAGGCTGGCGTTGTCCCATGCCACCATCCATATGCACCCTACCAGTGGTGGGGCAAAAGGCTATACCGAAGATGTTCGGATTGCCACCAAAGAACAGGAGCGTTTACAGGTGCAGCTTTTCCATATCATCGGCAATAATACGGGCCACTCTTGGCAAGAGATCGAGGAAATCTACCTTCGGGATCGTTTCATGAGTGCACCAGAAGCCAAGGATTTTGGCTTGGTGGATGAGGTACTGGGCAGCACGGATGATATCATCCAAATCCAGGATATGCCCTTTGGTGTAAAGCTTTTTGGGGAGAATTAA
- a CDS encoding RNA polymerase sigma-70 factor: MRIEDKLLVNEIQKRNKDVFEALFHDYYPPLMKFAEGFVFDVEVCEDIVQNIFVHIWEQAEYLNITTSFKSYLYKAVKNRCLNHLRSLKIEDKHQLLYLEACLNDSNVDLDDTELIRKIEQAINELPPKMADIFKLKYVEENSVRDIATQLNISENTIKTQLLRAKDKLRVTLRENLNLNFML, from the coding sequence TTGAGAATCGAGGATAAACTATTGGTCAATGAGATTCAAAAACGAAATAAAGATGTTTTTGAAGCACTTTTTCATGACTATTACCCTCCCTTGATGAAGTTTGCTGAAGGTTTTGTTTTTGATGTGGAGGTTTGTGAGGACATTGTTCAAAATATTTTTGTACACATTTGGGAACAAGCAGAGTACTTGAATATCACCACCTCATTTAAATCTTACTTATATAAAGCCGTCAAGAACCGTTGTTTGAATCATTTGAGAAGCCTTAAAATTGAGGACAAGCATCAGTTACTTTATTTGGAAGCCTGCTTGAATGATTCGAATGTTGATCTTGATGATACAGAGCTCATTCGAAAAATAGAACAAGCCATCAATGAATTACCGCCAAAAATGGCAGATATTTTTAAACTTAAATATGTAGAGGAAAATTCGGTAAGAGACATTGCTACCCAACTCAATATTTCTGAGAACACCATTAAAACCCAACTTTTGAGAGCAAAGGACAAGCTGAGGGTAACATTACGAGAAAACCTGAATTTAAATTTTATGCTTTAA
- a CDS encoding rhamnogalacturonan acetylesterase, with product MFKKFQYSLLAFFCLASLALTAFIQKEEKHTLFIIGDSTVRNSRGDGGPGQWGWGTFIDDFFDSTQLEVSNQAMAGRSTRTFVKEGRWQRVLDELKPGDFVMMQFGHNEGSKPDTTRGGYRGVLRGTGDETVELTWPDGTPETVHTYGWYLKKFVTEAKKKGATPIICSMIPRNKFPNGEVERADQDYGKWAKAVARRTGAYFIDLNNIVADQYDQWGPEVVKALFERDHTHTNEAGARINAWSVVQGIKELEDCELKAYLKKDKPTLYLIGDSTVKNGQGDGAGGLWGWGDFMAPFFDLDKIKVQNHALGGTSSRTFQTYGLWEKVHQKLEPGDYVIMQFGHNDSSPLDDEARARGTIRSAGTEAEEIYNSITKQHETVYSYGQYLKQMITQIKAAGATPIVCSLIPRNSWKEGKVNRADESYGLWAKQAAEAREAYFIDLNQLIADGYDQLGEDYVKAHYFNDKDHTHTIEAGAQYNAEAVVKGIKELNQCDLKNYLK from the coding sequence ATGTTTAAAAAGTTCCAATATAGCCTACTCGCCTTTTTTTGCTTGGCATCATTGGCCTTGACGGCCTTTATTCAAAAAGAAGAAAAACATACCTTATTCATTATCGGTGACAGTACTGTCCGTAACAGTCGCGGGGACGGTGGCCCTGGACAATGGGGCTGGGGCACCTTTATAGATGATTTTTTTGACAGCACCCAGCTGGAAGTCAGCAATCAGGCGATGGCCGGAAGGAGTACCCGGACATTTGTCAAAGAAGGTCGCTGGCAACGTGTCCTGGACGAGCTGAAACCTGGAGATTTTGTCATGATGCAATTTGGCCACAATGAAGGCAGCAAGCCCGATACTACTCGGGGAGGATACCGAGGGGTCCTTCGTGGCACAGGAGATGAAACAGTAGAACTTACCTGGCCGGATGGCACGCCAGAAACGGTACATACCTATGGCTGGTACTTGAAGAAATTCGTGACCGAAGCCAAGAAAAAAGGTGCCACCCCCATTATCTGCTCCATGATTCCAAGAAACAAATTTCCAAATGGAGAAGTGGAAAGGGCTGACCAAGATTACGGCAAGTGGGCCAAAGCTGTTGCCCGCAGAACGGGAGCTTATTTTATCGACCTGAACAATATCGTAGCCGACCAATATGACCAGTGGGGCCCTGAAGTGGTCAAGGCCTTGTTTGAGAGAGACCATACCCACACCAACGAGGCAGGCGCGCGTATCAATGCTTGGTCAGTAGTGCAAGGGATAAAAGAATTGGAGGATTGTGAACTCAAGGCTTATTTGAAAAAAGACAAGCCAACGCTCTATCTGATCGGTGATTCCACCGTGAAAAATGGCCAAGGAGATGGGGCTGGTGGACTCTGGGGCTGGGGAGATTTCATGGCTCCTTTCTTTGATCTGGACAAAATCAAGGTACAAAACCATGCGTTGGGCGGCACCAGCAGCCGTACCTTCCAAACTTATGGATTATGGGAGAAGGTACATCAAAAACTGGAACCAGGTGACTATGTGATCATGCAATTTGGCCACAATGACAGCAGCCCACTGGACGATGAGGCCCGCGCCAGGGGCACCATCAGAAGTGCTGGCACCGAAGCAGAAGAAATCTACAATTCCATTACCAAACAACATGAAACGGTTTATTCCTACGGACAATACCTCAAGCAAATGATCACACAGATCAAAGCAGCGGGCGCTACCCCCATTGTCTGTTCCCTGATTCCGCGCAACAGCTGGAAAGAAGGCAAGGTCAACCGTGCGGACGAAAGCTATGGACTTTGGGCCAAGCAGGCCGCCGAGGCCAGAGAAGCTTATTTTATTGACCTCAACCAGCTCATCGCAGATGGTTATGATCAGCTGGGAGAGGATTATGTCAAAGCCCACTACTTCAATGACAAAGACCATACCCACACCATCGAGGCAGGCGCCCAATACAATGCGGAGGCAGTGGTCAAGGGCATCAAAGAACTGAACCAATGCGATTTGAAAAACTATTTAAAATAG
- a CDS encoding SGNH/GDSL hydrolase family protein, protein MSNSSSRRNFIKSVTLTGLGTGMIPFEVLSMDTLTKPHLKSDKSGMKVLFQGDSITDGNRGRTEDLNHIMGHGYAFSVASRIGADFPEKHWEFFNRGISGNTVVDLQERWTKDALALKPDLLSVLVGINDAGQHVRNPEKGAQLALFEETYRDILQQSWEQNPDLVIVLGLPFVYPVGKRVEHWSIYEKDVLQRQEIVKQLADEFGTLLVDYPAAFDKAMEKAPAEYWIWDGVHPTVAGHEVMTKAWLDTVADKFSFLEVYR, encoded by the coding sequence ATGAGTAATTCATCCAGTAGAAGAAATTTCATCAAGTCTGTCACCCTTACCGGGCTAGGGACGGGCATGATTCCATTTGAAGTACTGTCCATGGACACTTTGACCAAGCCCCACTTAAAAAGCGATAAATCAGGCATGAAAGTTTTATTTCAAGGAGACAGCATTACCGATGGCAACAGGGGGCGAACCGAAGACCTGAATCATATCATGGGGCATGGTTATGCCTTTTCTGTGGCCAGCAGAATCGGGGCTGATTTTCCAGAAAAGCATTGGGAGTTTTTCAATAGGGGGATTTCCGGAAATACGGTGGTGGATTTGCAAGAAAGGTGGACTAAAGATGCCCTAGCGTTGAAGCCTGACTTGCTCAGTGTCTTGGTCGGGATCAATGATGCAGGCCAGCATGTCAGAAACCCTGAAAAGGGGGCGCAATTGGCGTTGTTTGAAGAGACTTACCGGGATATCCTCCAGCAAAGTTGGGAACAAAACCCCGATTTAGTGATTGTTTTGGGTCTGCCTTTTGTCTATCCAGTGGGGAAAAGGGTAGAGCATTGGTCTATTTACGAAAAAGATGTCCTTCAAAGGCAGGAAATTGTCAAACAGTTGGCGGATGAATTTGGGACACTATTGGTGGATTATCCTGCCGCTTTTGACAAGGCCATGGAGAAGGCGCCAGCGGAATATTGGATTTGGGACGGGGTGCACCCCACAGTGGCTGGCCATGAAGTCATGACCAAAGCATGGTTGGATACTGTGGCGGATAAATTTTCCTTTTTGGAGGTTTACCGATAA
- a CDS encoding serine hydrolase: protein MTKQKSKLIIRIALFVGTVISLFFVPWILVKAWIIPMPDTVQEQVNEALDYGFDGIIVYVDESGKDPAFYAAGWHDRENKIPAKPNALFKLASISKLYNAVAITKLVHDQLLSLDKTVADYFPELVGRVENAHKITVRMMVQHRSGIPNYTDTFNYWAAPKESYQERLELVLDLPANFEPGEDYEYSNTNYLLLAELMDRVLGYDHFQYIREEILMPLGLKNTFGSLKEVNIDDVMSGYYVGYDADLKTDKQGMLATAEDVGIFIRALNDGSLFREGEQEIYSSIYGYEHTGLIPGYQSIAKYHKDMDAVIIQFTNTTNFDGYNWNLSEIIYSRIVKIVRNGHGA from the coding sequence ATGACCAAGCAAAAGTCCAAACTAATCATCCGAATAGCCTTATTCGTGGGAACAGTCATCTCCTTGTTTTTTGTCCCTTGGATTCTGGTAAAAGCCTGGATCATCCCGATGCCGGACACCGTTCAAGAACAGGTCAATGAAGCCCTCGATTATGGTTTTGACGGCATTATTGTTTATGTGGATGAGTCTGGCAAAGACCCTGCATTTTATGCTGCAGGTTGGCATGACCGCGAAAACAAAATACCCGCCAAACCAAACGCCTTATTCAAGCTGGCCAGTATCAGCAAACTTTACAATGCTGTGGCCATTACCAAATTGGTGCACGACCAACTCTTATCCTTGGATAAAACGGTGGCCGATTATTTCCCGGAACTGGTGGGAAGGGTTGAAAATGCCCATAAGATCACTGTCAGGATGATGGTGCAACACCGAAGTGGTATCCCCAATTATACAGACACCTTTAACTACTGGGCCGCACCTAAGGAAAGCTATCAAGAAAGGCTTGAACTGGTACTTGATCTGCCTGCCAATTTCGAGCCTGGGGAAGACTATGAATACTCCAACACAAATTATTTATTACTCGCGGAGCTGATGGACAGGGTTTTGGGCTATGACCATTTCCAATACATCAGAGAAGAAATCTTGATGCCTTTGGGCCTTAAAAACACCTTCGGATCGCTTAAGGAAGTCAATATTGATGATGTGATGAGTGGTTACTATGTGGGGTATGATGCTGACTTAAAGACCGACAAACAGGGGATGTTAGCAACTGCTGAGGATGTGGGCATCTTTATCAGGGCCTTGAACGATGGCTCTCTTTTCAGAGAAGGGGAGCAGGAAATCTATTCCTCCATATATGGGTATGAACATACGGGCCTGATCCCTGGTTACCAGAGCATTGCTAAGTACCACAAAGACATGGATGCGGTGATCATCCAGTTTACCAACACTACCAATTTCGATGGATACAACTGGAACCTATCCGAAATCATCTACAGCCGCATTGTCAAAATAGTCAGAAATGGGCATGGGGCTTAA
- a CDS encoding beta-xylosidase: MKRLFLFLFFVVTSLPFLNTFSTYGQSDLPFTPADTVVIQVNFDKTVGEMDPVWAWWGYDEPNYTYMKDGQKLLTEISQLSPVPVNVRAHSLLVTDEGTRAALKWGSTNAYTEDEQGNPVYDWTIVDKIFDTYVERGMKPFAQIGFMPKALSSKPEPYRHHWKPGAKYEEIYRGWAYPPKDYEKWAELVFQWVRHSVERYGKEEVESWYWELWNEPNIGYWQGTTEEYIKLYDYTADAVKRALPTAKIGGPETTGPGHPDAAKVLKQFLDHVTQGTNYVTGKQGSPLDFITFHAKGSPRLEDGVVVMDMGRQLRDIDKGFEIVASYPSLKNLPIIIGESDPEGCAACSEADYPHNAYRNGTMYSSYTAASFARKYQLADHYGVNFLGAVTWGFEFEDQAWFAGFRDMATNGVDKPVLNVFRMFGMMDGKRVQVLNGAGNSDQLAYDAMSIRDHSVRGNLPDINALAAKSEDQVTIMVWNYHDRNETAPASPISLDLKGLEPGKYLLEHFRVDKENSNAYELWKAMGSPQSPSSEQIRQLEKAGQLDLLTSPQWIYAKEGSFQLDMVLPRQGVSLLKLIRKP, encoded by the coding sequence ATGAAAAGACTATTCCTGTTCCTCTTCTTTGTAGTGACAAGCCTTCCCTTTTTGAATACTTTTTCTACCTACGGACAAAGTGATTTGCCTTTTACTCCAGCTGATACCGTTGTAATTCAAGTTAATTTTGATAAAACCGTTGGGGAGATGGATCCGGTTTGGGCCTGGTGGGGCTATGATGAACCCAACTACACCTACATGAAGGATGGCCAGAAACTTTTAACGGAAATCTCACAGCTCAGTCCGGTTCCGGTTAATGTACGGGCACATAGCCTATTGGTCACAGATGAAGGTACCCGGGCAGCCTTAAAGTGGGGTTCTACCAATGCCTACACGGAAGATGAGCAAGGTAATCCGGTATATGACTGGACCATTGTGGATAAGATTTTTGATACTTATGTGGAAAGAGGTATGAAGCCATTTGCGCAGATTGGATTTATGCCCAAAGCACTTTCTTCCAAGCCGGAGCCCTATCGGCATCATTGGAAGCCGGGAGCGAAATACGAAGAAATTTATAGGGGTTGGGCTTATCCCCCTAAAGATTATGAAAAATGGGCTGAGTTGGTTTTTCAGTGGGTGAGGCATTCTGTGGAGCGCTATGGAAAGGAAGAAGTGGAAAGCTGGTATTGGGAGCTTTGGAATGAACCTAATATTGGTTATTGGCAAGGCACCACAGAGGAATATATCAAGTTATATGATTACACCGCTGACGCGGTAAAGCGGGCACTGCCCACTGCCAAAATCGGCGGCCCTGAAACTACCGGTCCGGGTCATCCTGATGCAGCCAAGGTCTTAAAACAGTTTTTGGATCATGTCACCCAAGGGACCAATTATGTGACAGGGAAACAAGGTTCTCCTTTAGACTTTATTACTTTTCATGCCAAGGGAAGTCCCCGATTGGAGGATGGTGTGGTAGTGATGGACATGGGAAGGCAGTTACGGGATATTGATAAAGGTTTTGAAATTGTGGCTTCCTATCCTAGTTTAAAGAATTTGCCGATAATCATTGGAGAGTCCGATCCCGAGGGTTGTGCGGCCTGTTCTGAGGCGGATTACCCTCACAATGCTTATAGAAACGGAACCATGTATTCCAGCTATACGGCAGCTTCTTTTGCGAGGAAGTACCAGTTGGCAGACCATTATGGGGTCAACTTTCTGGGTGCGGTGACTTGGGGATTTGAGTTTGAGGACCAAGCTTGGTTTGCCGGGTTCAGGGATATGGCCACCAACGGTGTAGATAAACCTGTTCTGAATGTATTCAGAATGTTTGGTATGATGGATGGAAAGCGGGTACAGGTCCTCAATGGAGCGGGCAATAGTGATCAATTGGCATATGATGCCATGTCCATTAGAGATCATAGTGTCCGGGGGAATTTACCTGATATCAATGCATTGGCAGCGAAGTCTGAGGATCAAGTGACCATAATGGTTTGGAACTATCATGATAGAAATGAAACGGCTCCCGCTTCTCCTATCAGTTTGGATTTGAAAGGCTTGGAACCTGGGAAATACTTGCTAGAGCATTTTAGGGTAGACAAAGAAAACAGCAATGCCTATGAGCTTTGGAAAGCCATGGGATCCCCACAGTCTCCAAGTTCGGAACAAATCCGTCAATTGGAAAAAGCCGGTCAGCTGGATTTGTTAACCTCTCCCCAATGGATTTACGCCAAAGAGGGAAGTTTCCAGTTGGATATGGTATTGCCTCGTCAAGGAGTGTCGCTGCTCAAGCTGATCAGAAAGCCTTGA
- a CDS encoding RNA polymerase sigma factor, whose translation MKDQLTSPAGREQLFLRLYRESFPDVAKYIQKRGGTLADAKDAFQDSLVIYYEQLTKEKPIANQKQQAYLFGIARHLWFKRYQQQSRFLNEVDGVGEGLISDQIPQEPAHRDVWQFLEQAGQKCMEMLKAFYYDRLTMEQLAGQFGYQSTRSATVQKYKCLEKVRDQVKQKSLTHEDFIG comes from the coding sequence ATGAAAGATCAATTGACAAGTCCAGCTGGCCGGGAACAGCTTTTCCTGCGGCTTTATCGGGAATCCTTTCCGGATGTGGCCAAATACATCCAAAAGAGAGGCGGAACATTGGCCGATGCCAAGGATGCTTTTCAGGACAGTTTGGTTATTTATTATGAACAACTGACAAAAGAAAAGCCTATCGCAAATCAGAAACAGCAAGCCTATTTGTTTGGCATTGCCCGGCACCTTTGGTTTAAACGCTACCAACAGCAAAGCCGGTTTCTAAATGAGGTTGATGGAGTGGGCGAAGGTTTGATAAGTGACCAAATACCACAGGAACCAGCTCATCGGGATGTTTGGCAGTTTTTGGAGCAGGCAGGCCAAAAATGTATGGAAATGCTCAAGGCGTTTTATTACGACCGACTGACCATGGAGCAATTGGCCGGACAATTTGGCTATCAAAGTACTCGTTCGGCAACGGTACAGAAATACAAATGCCTTGAAAAAGTAAGGGATCAGGTCAAACAAAAATCACTGACACATGAGGACTTCATTGGATGA
- a CDS encoding glycoside hydrolase family 28 protein: protein MKHQFYAISVLLGLLWSSCSEKKVTLRMEEVQVAAPFEMPVIKVPDFSEAERFLITDFGAKQDDQEATSKAIEHAITAAFEHGGGKVVVPAGEWPTAKIHFKSNVNLHLEEGAVLLFSGDPQDYLPAVQTTWEGMECFNYSPLIYAFECENVAITGTGELRAKMDTWKVWFARPKPHMESLKRLYNQAAKDVPVEERQFVNDTSHFRPQFIQFNRCQNVLLEGVKIRNSPFWVIHPFMSKDVVIRKVNVYAHGHNNDGVDPEMSQNMLIEDCVFDQGDDAIAVKSGRNQDAWRLNMPTKNVVIRNCLVKNGHQLLAIGSELSGGVENVYMENCEVEAGAKLNHLLFIKTNERRGGYVSNIRMKNIKSGKIDKGILGIETDVLYQWRDLVPTYERRLTPIKEVYMENVEATDVAFVSRIQANVEEPVENVQLRNIQVDSIRGEALINENVKGFMLEN, encoded by the coding sequence ATGAAACATCAGTTTTATGCCATTAGCGTTTTACTTGGGCTTTTGTGGAGCTCTTGTTCTGAAAAGAAAGTGACTCTCCGCATGGAAGAAGTACAAGTAGCTGCTCCTTTTGAAATGCCTGTCATCAAGGTGCCTGATTTTAGTGAGGCCGAGCGCTTTTTGATTACTGATTTTGGTGCTAAACAAGATGATCAAGAAGCTACTTCTAAAGCTATTGAACATGCCATCACTGCTGCTTTTGAGCATGGTGGAGGGAAGGTGGTTGTCCCAGCTGGAGAGTGGCCAACGGCAAAGATCCACTTCAAAAGTAATGTGAATCTCCACTTGGAGGAAGGGGCAGTATTGCTTTTTTCGGGAGATCCTCAGGACTATTTACCTGCGGTGCAGACTACTTGGGAAGGGATGGAGTGTTTTAATTATTCTCCCTTGATTTATGCTTTTGAGTGTGAGAATGTGGCCATTACTGGTACTGGCGAGCTTAGGGCCAAGATGGACACCTGGAAGGTGTGGTTTGCCCGGCCAAAGCCACATATGGAAAGTCTAAAAAGACTCTATAACCAAGCGGCGAAAGATGTGCCGGTGGAGGAAAGGCAGTTTGTGAATGATACTTCTCACTTTCGACCACAATTTATCCAGTTTAACCGGTGTCAAAATGTGTTGTTGGAAGGAGTTAAAATCAGGAACAGCCCGTTTTGGGTGATCCATCCATTTATGTCCAAAGATGTGGTGATCCGAAAGGTAAATGTCTATGCCCATGGGCACAATAATGACGGCGTGGATCCTGAAATGAGCCAAAATATGCTGATAGAGGACTGTGTGTTTGATCAAGGTGATGATGCCATCGCTGTAAAGTCCGGTAGAAACCAAGATGCATGGCGGTTGAATATGCCGACAAAAAATGTGGTGATTAGAAATTGTTTGGTGAAAAATGGCCATCAACTCCTTGCCATAGGAAGTGAGCTTTCTGGAGGAGTGGAGAATGTTTATATGGAGAACTGTGAAGTGGAGGCTGGCGCTAAACTTAACCATCTTTTATTTATCAAAACCAATGAAAGAAGAGGAGGCTATGTGTCCAATATCAGAATGAAAAACATCAAGTCAGGTAAAATTGATAAAGGCATTTTGGGAATAGAAACAGATGTGCTTTATCAGTGGCGGGATTTGGTGCCTACCTATGAGCGTAGATTAACTCCGATCAAGGAAGTTTATATGGAAAATGTCGAAGCCACAGATGTGGCATTTGTTTCACGGATTCAAGCCAATGTGGAAGAGCCTGTGGAAAATGTTCAGCTGAGAAATATTCAGGTAGATTCCATTAGAGGGGAAGCACTCATCAACGAAAATGTAAAAGGGTTTATGTTGGAAAATTGA
- a CDS encoding glycoside hydrolase family 105 protein, with the protein MNIQKTLWKPGILGMMSLALACSPQTPSDQAVSEAPEEKITDTNTPLHLLQPDYPVPYGVPETAEVKAVIDRVRDYLAATTPTEILTEAGETITDFSQVDEKSVLKQGDFRLLSYEWGVTYSAMLLAGEVTGDEKYTNYTKERVKFIADLYPYFQAVGSKEHALHSVLYPGALDDAGALCASFIKTDRSGLDADVRPVIENFMDYIMNGQFRLEDGTLARNRPLKNTLWLDDLYMSVPAIVQMGKYTGEQKYFDEAVRQIKLFSERMFNEEKGLYMHGWVQGMDVHPQFHWGRANGWAILTKVEVLDALPEDHPGRPMVLDLLNKHIRGLAKLQSGSGFWHQLLDQNDSYLETSATAIYTYCIAKAINEGWVDDQAHAPMTLLAWNAVSTQVNDQGQVEGTCVGTGMGFDPAFYYHRPINPYAAHGYGPVLAAGAEVIRMLEMHDFEINDSSVQLLDESSKN; encoded by the coding sequence ATGAACATCCAAAAGACCTTATGGAAACCTGGAATCTTGGGCATGATGAGCTTGGCCTTGGCCTGTTCTCCGCAAACCCCATCAGACCAAGCTGTTTCTGAAGCCCCTGAAGAAAAGATTACTGATACCAATACGCCTTTGCACTTATTGCAACCTGACTATCCCGTACCTTATGGGGTACCCGAAACCGCAGAAGTCAAAGCGGTCATTGACCGGGTAAGGGATTATTTGGCAGCTACTACTCCGACCGAAATCCTAACTGAAGCGGGGGAAACCATTACTGACTTTAGCCAAGTAGATGAGAAATCGGTGCTGAAACAAGGTGATTTCAGGTTGTTAAGCTATGAATGGGGGGTGACTTATTCGGCCATGCTCTTGGCAGGAGAAGTGACAGGTGATGAAAAATATACCAACTATACCAAAGAAAGGGTGAAGTTTATCGCCGACCTTTATCCATATTTCCAAGCGGTCGGGAGCAAGGAGCATGCTTTGCATTCGGTGCTCTACCCAGGAGCTTTGGATGATGCGGGGGCGCTGTGTGCTTCTTTTATCAAAACGGACAGAAGCGGTCTGGATGCCGATGTAAGGCCGGTGATTGAGAATTTTATGGACTATATCATGAATGGGCAGTTCCGCTTGGAGGATGGTACATTGGCCAGGAACAGGCCACTGAAAAACACCCTTTGGCTGGATGACCTGTACATGAGTGTGCCTGCTATTGTGCAGATGGGCAAATATACTGGCGAACAAAAATATTTTGATGAGGCTGTCAGGCAGATCAAGCTATTCTCTGAGCGTATGTTCAACGAAGAGAAAGGCCTCTATATGCATGGCTGGGTGCAGGGGATGGATGTTCACCCTCAGTTCCACTGGGGCCGTGCCAATGGTTGGGCGATCCTGACCAAGGTAGAAGTGTTGGATGCCCTTCCTGAAGATCATCCAGGAAGACCAATGGTGCTGGACTTGCTGAACAAGCATATCCGTGGTTTGGCCAAGTTGCAGTCTGGGTCTGGTTTTTGGCATCAGTTGCTGGATCAAAATGATTCCTATTTGGAAACTTCTGCCACAGCAATTTACACTTATTGCATCGCCAAGGCCATTAATGAAGGCTGGGTAGATGACCAAGCTCATGCTCCTATGACCCTATTGGCTTGGAATGCAGTGAGTACACAGGTCAATGACCAAGGTCAGGTGGAAGGTACTTGTGTCGGTACAGGTATGGGTTTTGACCCTGCATTTTACTACCACCGTCCGATTAATCCCTATGCGGCCCATGGCTATGGTCCTGTGTTAGCGGCTGGCGCTGAAGTGATCAGGATGTTGGAAATGCACGACTTTGAGATCAACGACAGTTCGGTGCAGCTACTGGACGAATCTTCTAAGAACTGA
- a CDS encoding glycoside hydrolase family 5 protein, producing MLRVICLAIFALLACKADAVKESPEKNESETIQSLSVVGTQLVDEGGSPLVLRGVSFGWHNWWPRFYNEEVVSWLKEDWGVNVVRAAMGVEPAGAYLSQSDWSKEKIEAVVEAAIAADIYVIIDWHSHHIFTEDAKAFFQEMARKYGEHPHVIYEIYNEPVDDTWAEVKAYSEEVIRAIREIDPDNLILIGSPHWDQDIHLAADDPIVGFDNLMYTLHFYAATHKKFLRDKADYALDKGLPLFVSECAAMEATGNGPIDQKSWTDWHSWMEKNQLSWLTWSVSDKDETCSMLKPSASSKGNWKATDLKEWAILTKSYLKTE from the coding sequence ATGTTGCGAGTAATATGTTTGGCAATATTTGCCCTTTTGGCCTGTAAGGCTGATGCCGTTAAAGAGTCCCCTGAAAAAAATGAAAGTGAAACCATCCAGTCTTTGTCCGTTGTGGGAACGCAATTGGTTGATGAAGGGGGAAGCCCATTGGTACTTCGTGGGGTGAGTTTTGGTTGGCATAATTGGTGGCCCCGTTTTTATAATGAGGAGGTGGTTAGCTGGCTCAAGGAAGACTGGGGTGTCAATGTGGTTCGGGCAGCCATGGGCGTAGAACCAGCAGGTGCCTACCTGTCGCAGTCGGATTGGTCCAAAGAAAAAATAGAAGCAGTGGTAGAAGCAGCCATAGCAGCTGATATTTACGTGATCATCGATTGGCATAGCCATCATATTTTTACAGAGGATGCCAAGGCCTTTTTTCAGGAAATGGCCCGTAAGTACGGTGAGCACCCTCATGTGATCTATGAAATATATAATGAGCCTGTGGATGATACTTGGGCAGAAGTGAAAGCCTACAGTGAAGAGGTAATCCGTGCCATTCGGGAAATAGACCCAGACAATCTTATCCTGATAGGCTCGCCCCATTGGGATCAGGATATCCATTTGGCGGCTGATGACCCTATTGTCGGTTTTGATAATTTGATGTATACCTTGCATTTTTATGCTGCTACCCATAAGAAATTTTTAAGGGACAAGGCGGATTATGCCTTAGACAAAGGACTTCCGCTTTTTGTGTCGGAATGCGCAGCCATGGAGGCCACTGGTAATGGTCCCATTGATCAGAAGTCTTGGACGGATTGGCATAGTTGGATGGAAAAGAATCAACTGAGCTGGTTGACTTGGTCGGTGTCAGACAAGGATGAAACCTGCTCCATGTTGAAGCCCTCAGCCTCCTCGAAAGGGAACTGGAAAGCTACAGATTTAAAAGAATGGGCAATCTTGACCAAGTCTTACTTGAAAACGGAATAG